The following DNA comes from Riemerella anatipestifer ATCC 11845 = DSM 15868.
ACTCCTACACTACTTATATATCGCCTAATAATATCACATGGTATGAGGCTTATAATATGGCTAAAAACTTAGGAGGGTATTTAGCAACGTTTACAAGTGATGAAGAATGGAAAATTGTTGAAATGGGACTTTTAAATAATAATACCACATTCAATACAGTAGGGGCTTGGATAGGTATGGTAAAATACAGCTGGTATGCCGGTTCGGCATTACAACCCAATCCGGAAATGAAATGGATTACGGGAGAGCAACCTTTTCATGACTATGCTTCGGGTGGTACTTCTGCTGTAAGAAAATCGAATTGGTTTAATACTGGAGAAGTAGGAGGTGGTGTGGAACCAAATAATGATGCCGGTAATGAAGGTTTTGTCCATACATGGCCTAAAGATATAGGGTTCACCAAAACCTATAATGGCTATACTTCTTTACATCCATGGAATGATATTCCTGCAAATCCAGATAATGTAATTGACAGAGCCAATGTAAAAGCCTTTATTATAGAATTTATAGGCCGTCCCTAAAAATTTCAAAACTTATATATTATGAACACTTTAAAAGCATGGTTGCGTCCCAACCTACTCACCAAAGACGACCCTAACGATTTTGTAGCCGTGCCACTTCTAGGTGGTAGCCTCGGCATCACAGAAATCATAGATGCCCTCAAAAAAGAGGGTATGGAGATACAAACCGAAACGGCGGTAGATATTATCACTCGCTTTAACCGCAAAGCCTCAGAGTTGGTACTCAACGGCTATAGTGTAAATACAGGGCTGGTGTATATGCGTCCTGCCATTAAGGGCGTATTTTACGACAAGACTTGGGATAAGGAGAAGCACTCCGTATATGTCAATGTCAATCAAGGCACCGACCTAAGAAAAGCTGCCAACGATACCAAGGTAGAAATCCTAGGCGAGCAGTCCAGCCCAATGAGTGTGTTCAGCATTACCGACAAAGCCACAGGCAAAGCAGATGGTACACTCACCAAAGGCAAGAATGCCGAAATCAAAGGTACTTACATTAAAATAGATGGGGACAACCCTAAAAACGGTATTGTCTTTAAAAACTTAGACACTCAGCAAGAAGTGAAACTCTCAGCAGAGCATATTGTCCTTAATGAGCCGTCAAGGTTACTCATTCTCGTTCCTACAGATTTAGAAGCGGGTAACTATGAACTCAGCATCACCACGCAAAGCAGTAAAGGCACTACCTTACTGAAAGAACCCCGAACCGAAACACTAAGCACGCCTATTACTATTGTGTAGTGTGTTTTTGGCACTTCTAAATAAAGACCGCCCTTCCTTAATGCTAAGGAAGGGCGGTCGCTTTATAAGAGGAAGACACTTCACTGCCTAAGGCGAAGGCTCTTCTCTCGGTAAGGAGAAGAGCCTTCCCTCGTACGAGGGAACCGACTTCGCCTGTACTAAGGAAGTGAGGTATTTTCTGTAATAGAATAAATAGGAAGCAAAATCCCTGCTCTGTACCGTACAGAGCAGGGATTTTTTTATGCCCTTAGGTGTTGTGAATACCCTTCAGAATGATGGCAGTCCCAACACTAGTAAAATAATAACGATATGAGAAATTGTTGTGAATACCCTTCAAATGCTTATGCATTCACAAACTCCGCTGAAAATATAACGAAGCGTGAGCTAAAATGAGAGCAGTCCCAACACAACAGCAATGCAAGAAAGTATAGGAAATGTTGTGAGTACCCTTCAAATGTTACGCATTCACGAACTCCGCTGAAACAACAACAAAGTCGTGAGTAAAATGAGAGCAGTCCCAACTTCGAGGGCGATTAGCTGGACTTAATCGGCGTTGTGAATACCCTTCAAATGCTTAAGTATTCACGAACTCCGCTGAAAATATAACGAAGCTGTGAGTAAAATGAGAGTAGTCCCAACAGACCTAGCAGATGACGGTAAACTAAACGGGTTGTGAGTACCCTTCAAATGTTACGCATTCACGAACTCCGCTGAAAACTTACAACAAAGCTGTGAGCTAAACTGAGAGCAGTCCCAACTTTCTGTGTTTTGTGCTGTAGCCTTAATATGTTGTTAATACCCTTCAAATGCTACGCATTCACGAACTCCGCTGAAACAACAACAAAGCTTGTGAGCTAAACTGAGAGCAGTCCCAACACTCACAACAACTTAAAATACCAAAATAAAGTTGTGAATACCCTTCAAATGTTATGCATTCACGAACTCTGCTGAAAACGACAACAAAGTTGTGAGCTAAACTGAGAGCAGTCCCAACAATCAGACTTAGCAGATACTCGTGAAAAAAGTTGTGAGTACCCTTCAAATGTTACGCATTCACGAACTCCGCTGAAAATACAACGAAGCTGTGAGCTAAAATGAGAGCAGTCCCAACTTGGACGAATAATACGCCATTGTTTAACTCGTTGTGAATACCCTTCAAATGCTATGCATTCACGAACTCCGCTGAAACTACAACAAAGCTGTGAGCTAAAATGAGAGCAGTCCCAACGGAAGGTAGAATTGAATGTTTTCATGATCTGTTGTGAATACCCTTCAAAGTGAGAGCAGTCCCAACATAGCAGTAGAACCATCAAACGCTGTGGCTGTTGTGAATACCCTTCAAAGTGAGAGCAGTCCCAACCGGCAACAAAAGAAGGAGAAGAACAAAGCAGTTGTGAATACCCTTCAAAGTGAGAGCAGTCCCAACAGCAACATATACGAAAATCCAGAAATCTTAGTTGTGAATACCCTTCAAAGTGAGAGCAGTCCCAACTGTGCTTCCTACAACGAGTAGCGTTCCTTTGTTGTGAATACCCTTCAAAGTGAGAGCAGTCCCAACTTAACTAAGTTACCTAGAAGTATAAATGAAGTTGTGAATACCCTTCAAAATGAGAGCAGTCCCAACTCTGCATCTACGAAGGTGATGAGGAAAAGGGTTGTGAATACCCTTCAAAATGAGAGCAGTCCCAACCAATAGGACCTATTATATTTACAACAACAGGTTGTGAATACCCTTCAAAATGAGAGCAGTCCCAACATTTTGAAAATATAGAGGCGATAAGCCTTTGTTGTGAATACCCTTCAAAATGAGAGCAGTCCCAACTAAGAACTTTGTAGATGAAAGTGGTAATCTGTTGTGAATACCCTTCAAACTGAGAGCAGTCCCAACATTCTAAAAGGTACAGAGAATGAAGCTAAAGTTGTGAATACCCTTCAAACTGAGAGCAATCCCAACTCAACCAATTTAATCTGCAACTCTGAAATGGTTGTGAATACCCTTCAAACTGAGAGCAGTCCCAACTGATAGGAATATTTCTTATTCTATTTTTTAGTTGTGAATACCCTTCAAAATGAGAGCAGTCCCAACTCACAAACGGAAAAATATGTTTATTCCGTTGGTTGTGAATACCCTTCAAAATGAGAGCAGTCCCAACTTAGGAGCAAATAAGCTGTATTTATTGGTGTTGTGAATACCCTTCAAATGCTGTGCATTATTGTTATGATAGGGTATTGTCTTTTTTGGGTGCTTGTTTTATCTCGATGTTTCAAAGAACGCTTTTCTTTACAACGCTTTTAAATCGCGTTGTTCTATTTTTAGGCATTGCCTAATGCTTTGGCTCAACTTATGATGCAGCACCTTCATTCTGGTAGCCGCCTCTTCGTTTTTTAGTCGGAACTCCGCCTCGGTGCTGTTTTGCTCTGCAAGTAGGAGCTTATGAACGATACTACGGTACTCAAAAAACTTTTTGGTGACTTCCTCAGATAAGAAGAGCCCACAGCCCTCCCCATAAAATAGTTCTGGGAGCTCCCTTAGAAAGGCTTGGGCATTGGCTCGGTTAATATAATGAATTTTATCCTTTTGCCCTTTGGGAACTTCCCATTTTAAGAGGTTTTTGGGGTTGTCTTGGTCGGTCATATACGCCAGCAGACGGTACATCTGCTTATGGGCATGGAGTATATCCTCGTACTTTTGGCGTTCAATGTTGCCCTTAAGCTCTTGCCTAATCTTACGGGACAACACAATGGTAGATACAATGGCAGACACAATGACGGCAATGGTAGGAGTTACTATTTTTAAAACTTCTAATATCCAATACATACTATTCTAAATTTGAGATTTAACAATTTCGCAATATTCACGCAAGACTTTTAGCAATGCTTCGGCAATGCCTAAGCCGTCTTTTTCTTCGGTGGTTGGCTGGGCAACCGTAAAGAGCGGAATAGGAGCGTGGAGGGCTTCCTTGTAAAAAGGGTATTGGTTATGGCAGAAGGCATTGCGTACCGAGGCGATAAAGGCGATATGCTCGTCCGTAACCATGGATGAAGCAGCATACTCTTTCTTCCATTCTTCCAATAATGCACGAAACTCATTCTCTAAACTGGAGAGACTGGTGTGTTTGTTCAGTAGTTTCTCTTCCAAGCTCAGGGTTTCTTTAAAGGCATCTACCCTTAGCGATTGGTAAATCTCCAACTCCCGCCTTAATCTGAGCTGACTAATCGGGTGCTTTTGGGTATCGTTCTCCTCTTTGATAAAGCTAAACAAACCGTTAAGACGGCGGTCTTTTACCAAGGCTTTAAAGTTCCCCATTTTAAGGGCTTTGGTATGCTCTTCTCGGATATAGACGGTTCTTATCGGTGTTTTATGGTATTGTACTTCCCCAAATGCAGTGGCAGGATAGACTTTTACAGGCAACACCATAGGCAAGGTTTGGTTCAGCGGATTGAGCTTGGCGTCTGCTTCCTGAACATTGACCGCCAAGTTCTCTAATTTGAGCTGGTGGTAGTTCAGATTCAGTTCTTTAAAGTGATTTTTTGTCAGCTCTAAGGTCATCAGCCAAAGCATAACATCTTGGTTTCTGTAGAGCCTAAGTTTCTTCTCCAAATGTTGCCAGCGTTTGTAGAGGAGGTAGTCTTTCCATCGGTCAGAAGTATGCAACTCCAGCCTCTGAGACTCCGTAGGGCTTTGGGGTTTGTTCTGTTGCCAATATTCGTAGTGTTCTTCCCTCTTTAGCAGCGGTGCCTTGGCTTCTAACTTGTACGAAAGGTTGTAAAAACTCTGGTGCTTGTCTTGGTACTTTTCCTTAAAGTACAGTGTAATGGCTCTGGAGATAAAGCCTACTCTGCCGTGTTTTTTAATCTCCTTTCTAATAGGTTTGGATAGCATGAGGTCTTCCGAAAGGGTCTCTCTAATCGCTTCGGTAAACAGCCCTCTTGGCAGACTAATGCCCCCTTGTTCCCAACCTTTAACCAGATTTTTTCTATTCTCTTTCGGTATTTTAAGAAGTAGGCAGTACTGGTACGGCTCCCAAGGTTGGTTTTTGATAGCTTCTAAGAATTTTTCTCTTTGTTCCAGATACTGTTGGTAAAAGTCCACCAGATTCCTACACGCTTTCCAATTGAATTTATTTAGGAACGGGTGCGGGTTGGTATTTCCGATGAGGTTGGTTTGCTTAAAGTAGCCTTCTAGTCTGTTCTTTTCGCCTCCGTACAAGGCTAATGCTCTTCGGATAAACCAAAATTCCGTGCTGTTGGCTTTACTGCTCTTTATAGGTTGGTTTTGAGCATCGTAAGCCACAGGCTGAAATCGCATAAAGTCTTTCACCAGCCAATCAGCCAATACGCCTGTCTTGATGAGCTTTTCTCGTCTCTTTCCGAGCTTTGGAGAGCTTTTTAGTTTGGTGTTGAGGCGGTGGGAGAGCAGCTTGGTTTCGGCTATTAGTTTTTCTATTTTGATTTTGGCTTTTTCCGAAAGGTCGGGTTGTTTATTTTGCAGTAAGCCCAACATTTGTTTTGGAAAGGCGCCTAAAGGAAGGCGACCTTGGTTGGCTTTTTCTAAATCTTCAATCGTGTTGATGCGTTCTTCTTCAAAGTCTTTGTAAATCCTTTGGATATGTCTAACGGTTTCCTTCAACAAGTCTTCCGATTTACCAGTTAAATGCTGGTAGAACATCAGAGGTAACAATTCGTGGACACTGATAAAAGCATGAGCTACAAAACCGGAATTATAGGGATATTTGGCTATGCGGTTGGCACCGTCTTTTATCTCCAACGAAGGGTACAACTCTTTAGAAGTTCCTAAGCGGAAGCCGATTTTGTTATCGGTAATGTGGTAGTGCGGAGTGGTTTTACTAATAAATGGCTGATTGGAAGTCTCTTTATAGTCAAGGTCTTTGGTGAGAGCCTTCCACTCTTGAGGACGATTTATCTCTGTGAAATCTTGTAGCCTACCGAAGCTCAATAGGGTTCGGGTCAGGTGGCGTTTCTCTTGTTCATCGCCTATTTTCTTGTCGTAAATACAGTAATGGTAAGTGCCTAAATCCACTTGAAACCTTATGGACTTAAAAGACTCATTGAGGTCTAAATAGCGTAGAGCAAAATAAGGGAAACGGTCTTGATGTCTGATCAAGGTATCTTTAAAAGGGTTTTGTTCTTCCTCAATTTCGTCCAAAAAGCCATCAGCTTCTACCTGAAAATGTTTTTTATTCTCTTCGGAGAGTTTTTCATAGAGCAGTTTAGGGCAACGGCTCAGTTCAGAAAGCATATCCAAGAGCATTTGGTTATGGTCGTATCGGCTCTCTAACCTTAATTTAGGAAGGAGTATGCGGCTTCTGCAAAACACTTCGGTGGTCATTTTTTCTCTTTGTTTATGACTGGCTTTAAAACCACTGACTTTTTTCAGCATCCAGTAGGCATCGCGTTTATCCAAAAATAGATTAGTGAAAAACAATAGCCCTGATTCTGTAAAAAAGCCGTCTTTTTCGAAGCGGTAGCGGTTGAAGTCAGGGTTGTCTTGCTTGTTTTTACCTTTTCTGTTTAGATGGGCAAAGTCCCGAGTGAGGTTGACGGTAAAGTGGGCTTTGTAGTCCTCTTTTACCATTCGTAAAGAAGCATCAAAGGCTTTGTAAAGATGTTTAAAAATATCTTTTTCTGCATCGGGTTTTTTGTGTTTGTAGTGGCTATAGTAGTTCCTAAGACTGTGGAGTTGATTTACAAGGATTTCCAACGCCTCAATCAATTTGCTTGGATTAAGAGCCTCGGCTTGAGATTGGGCTTCGCTTTCTTTCTCTTTCTGCTGCTCTTTTTGGTGCCCCTTCTTTTTTCCCTCTTTTTTAGGAGGGTGGTAGCACATTGCCGTCAGGAACGGGAAGTGTTTTAGGATAAGTTCCGTTAGTTGGCTCTTTTTGAGTAAATCGTGGTCGTTGTTGAGTATGTTATTCCATGTCTCACAGACAACATCTACGATTTTGTCATCATTTGAAGGGGTCTTAAGCCCCAACTGTTCGTTGATATGGCAGATGGTGATAAAAGCATTATGCCTTGCAATGTTAAGGAAGGCTCCCCAAAAGAACTTGTGTTTCAGTGTGTAAACATTCGGTAGTAAAGGTTTTTCCATAGTTATCTATTTAGTTGCCTAAAGTTAATTATTTTTTCAAAACTTCTATTGTGATTAATATATCTCATCGCCAAAACATAAAAGCACAAAACGAAAGTTCTGTGCTTTTATATTACTTGATGTTATTTATTCTAGTGTTTTCCAAAAGCACCGTAGTAAGCCGCTCCTGTAAGAATGGCGTTCTCATTCTTTAGAAGATAGATAGGGGTACTTTTTAAGATGTTTTCCATTTTGTCGCTAATCACAAAAGTTTGGTAGAAACTTGGCATTTTGAGTAGTGCTTCTATCTTTACCGCAAGGCTTCCTGCTAAAATAAGCCCTCCTGTTGCTTTTAGTTTTAGAACGAGGTTACTCGCTTCTCTAGCAATGAAATCAACATACGCCTCTACGGTTAAAGCACAAGCTCTGTTTTCGCCATTGAGTGCCGCATCTATGATGACTTCGTGGCAGTCCCCTTTCTCTAGTTTTTGTGTAAGCCATTCTGGTTCTTCTTGTCGTCTCATATCTCTTACAAAACGATACACATTGAATAATCCCTCATGAGATAACACTGACTCCCAACTTACGATGCCGTGTATCGCCTTTAAAAAACGATAAAGCTCTAGTTCGTCTTCTGCTCTAGGAGAAAATTCGGAGTGCCCACCTTCGGTTGCAAAAGGGCGTAAACATTCTCCGTCCCAGAACATACCTGCTTCGCCTAAACCTCTCCCAGGAGCTAAAATAGCTACATTACCTTTAGTAGTGCTGCTGTTCTTGTGTAGGGTGCAGAAGTCTTTATCTTCCGTACCTTTAAGTCCGTAGGCCATTGCTTCTAAGTCGTTGATAAGCGTAATGTGTTCTACTTCGGTTCTACTTCTAATGAGTTCTATATCTAAATCAAAAGGAAGGTTTTCGGTAGTGCATTTGCCATTTAAAACAGGACCTGGTACTGCTATAGAAATTCTAGAGGGTTTGCTTAAACCATACTCTTCTAAGAAAAGGTTTAGAATATCACTAAAAAGCCCAAAATCTTGGGTATTGTACTCTTTTTTAGCTTTTAATTCTAATTTTCCGTTCTCAGAAACATAGTAGCCTAAGGTAGTGTCCTTCTGTTTTACATCGGTCGCAACGAGGCTTATGTTTTGGTTTTCAGTTGATTTTTCTCCAGGTAAATGGAGCGGGAATTTATTTTGAAAAGGCATATCTAATATGTTTTAAGTGAGGTTTCAAATATAACAGAATATTTTGTTTTATGAAAATAAAAGTAAGAGGACTAATTTTCAGTATTGTAAGTTGGTGCTAATAGCACTGTTTTATATGATTTTTGTGTAAATTTGCCAACGATTGTAATTTAGATAGTATATATAATGACTTCACAGCAGATAAGACAGGCTTTTTTAGATTTTTTTAAAAGTAAAGAACACCTTATAGTGCCTTCCGCACCAATAGTATTGAAAGACGACCCTACACTGATGTTTTCTAATTCTGGAATGACGCAGTTTAAGGATTATTTTTTAGGCTACAAAACACCTAAAGCTCCTAGAATTGCAGATACACAAAAATGTTTGCGTGTGTCTGGGAAGCATAACGACTTAGACGATGTGGGGAGAGATACCTACCACCACACAATGTTTGAAATGCTAGGCAACTGGTCTTTTGGAAACTACTTTAAAAAAGAGGCAATTGTTTTTGCGTGGGAGCTACTTACGGAGGTTTATAAAATCCCAAAGGAAAACTTATATGTTACCATTTTTGAAGGTGATGCTACCGAAAATCTAGAGAGAGACCAAGAGGCGTACAACTGCTGGAAGTCTTACATTGCTGAAGATAGAATTCTTAACGGAAATAAA
Coding sequences within:
- a CDS encoding DNA-binding domain-containing protein, with translation MNTLKAWLRPNLLTKDDPNDFVAVPLLGGSLGITEIIDALKKEGMEIQTETAVDIITRFNRKASELVLNGYSVNTGLVYMRPAIKGVFYDKTWDKEKHSVYVNVNQGTDLRKAANDTKVEILGEQSSPMSVFSITDKATGKADGTLTKGKNAEIKGTYIKIDGDNPKNGIVFKNLDTQQEVKLSAEHIVLNEPSRLLILVPTDLEAGNYELSITTQSSKGTTLLKEPRTETLSTPITIV
- the csx28 gene encoding type VI-B CRISPR accessory protein Csx28, which codes for MYWILEVLKIVTPTIAVIVSAIVSTIVLSRKIRQELKGNIERQKYEDILHAHKQMYRLLAYMTDQDNPKNLLKWEVPKGQKDKIHYINRANAQAFLRELPELFYGEGCGLFLSEEVTKKFFEYRSIVHKLLLAEQNSTEAEFRLKNEEAATRMKVLHHKLSQSIRQCLKIEQRDLKAL
- the cas13b gene encoding type VI-B CRISPR-associated RNA-guided ribonuclease Cas13b, yielding MEKPLLPNVYTLKHKFFWGAFLNIARHNAFITICHINEQLGLKTPSNDDKIVDVVCETWNNILNNDHDLLKKSQLTELILKHFPFLTAMCYHPPKKEGKKKGHQKEQQKEKESEAQSQAEALNPSKLIEALEILVNQLHSLRNYYSHYKHKKPDAEKDIFKHLYKAFDASLRMVKEDYKAHFTVNLTRDFAHLNRKGKNKQDNPDFNRYRFEKDGFFTESGLLFFTNLFLDKRDAYWMLKKVSGFKASHKQREKMTTEVFCRSRILLPKLRLESRYDHNQMLLDMLSELSRCPKLLYEKLSEENKKHFQVEADGFLDEIEEEQNPFKDTLIRHQDRFPYFALRYLDLNESFKSIRFQVDLGTYHYCIYDKKIGDEQEKRHLTRTLLSFGRLQDFTEINRPQEWKALTKDLDYKETSNQPFISKTTPHYHITDNKIGFRLGTSKELYPSLEIKDGANRIAKYPYNSGFVAHAFISVHELLPLMFYQHLTGKSEDLLKETVRHIQRIYKDFEEERINTIEDLEKANQGRLPLGAFPKQMLGLLQNKQPDLSEKAKIKIEKLIAETKLLSHRLNTKLKSSPKLGKRREKLIKTGVLADWLVKDFMRFQPVAYDAQNQPIKSSKANSTEFWFIRRALALYGGEKNRLEGYFKQTNLIGNTNPHPFLNKFNWKACRNLVDFYQQYLEQREKFLEAIKNQPWEPYQYCLLLKIPKENRKNLVKGWEQGGISLPRGLFTEAIRETLSEDLMLSKPIRKEIKKHGRVGFISRAITLYFKEKYQDKHQSFYNLSYKLEAKAPLLKREEHYEYWQQNKPQSPTESQRLELHTSDRWKDYLLYKRWQHLEKKLRLYRNQDVMLWLMTLELTKNHFKELNLNYHQLKLENLAVNVQEADAKLNPLNQTLPMVLPVKVYPATAFGEVQYHKTPIRTVYIREEHTKALKMGNFKALVKDRRLNGLFSFIKEENDTQKHPISQLRLRRELEIYQSLRVDAFKETLSLEEKLLNKHTSLSSLENEFRALLEEWKKEYAASSMVTDEHIAFIASVRNAFCHNQYPFYKEALHAPIPLFTVAQPTTEEKDGLGIAEALLKVLREYCEIVKSQI
- a CDS encoding glucokinase — protein: MPFQNKFPLHLPGEKSTENQNISLVATDVKQKDTTLGYYVSENGKLELKAKKEYNTQDFGLFSDILNLFLEEYGLSKPSRISIAVPGPVLNGKCTTENLPFDLDIELIRSRTEVEHITLINDLEAMAYGLKGTEDKDFCTLHKNSSTTKGNVAILAPGRGLGEAGMFWDGECLRPFATEGGHSEFSPRAEDELELYRFLKAIHGIVSWESVLSHEGLFNVYRFVRDMRRQEEPEWLTQKLEKGDCHEVIIDAALNGENRACALTVEAYVDFIAREASNLVLKLKATGGLILAGSLAVKIEALLKMPSFYQTFVISDKMENILKSTPIYLLKNENAILTGAAYYGAFGKH